From a single Alkalihalophilus pseudofirmus genomic region:
- a CDS encoding glutathione ABC transporter substrate-binding protein, whose amino-acid sequence MKMSKNSLFAFLLAMVLAFALAACASEPDSSGEPAGDADGEDTEAAEGAEGGDLVIATLSDAVSLDPASSNDVPSSNVIANIFETLVYQNEDLELEPGLAEDWEMIDDNTWEFKIREGVTFHDDSELNAEVVKANFDRILDPEVASPRSFLIDMVTSIEATDEYTLQLTTEYPFSPLPAHLAHNGLSISSLPSIEADQEAVAGGGTPGASISENPVGTGFFKFEEWNPGTAVKLVKNEDYWGEPAKVDSVTFSVVPEDLTRIAELETGGAHIIFPVSPSDVTRVENTPEVSLDRTNSVSLSYIGFNMDKEPFDDERVRQAISMAINKEGIISGILDDTGIPAVGPLAPDVFGFDDSVEPLGYDTEAAQELLAEAGFEDGFSTTIWTNDSRERMAIAEYVQAELAKINVDVSIEILEWGAYLEQTANGQHDMFILGWSVVTGDADYGMYPLFHSSNVGEAGNRTFMQDAELDEILEEARQTADEETRLGLYKQAQEMLVEDAPMIYLYHQEYLVGLRDEVQGFWKHPNGTYMLHDVTIN is encoded by the coding sequence GTGAAGATGTCTAAAAATTCACTTTTCGCTTTCTTGCTTGCGATGGTACTAGCTTTTGCGCTGGCAGCATGTGCAAGTGAGCCGGACAGTTCAGGCGAACCAGCTGGTGATGCAGATGGGGAAGATACTGAAGCTGCAGAAGGTGCAGAAGGCGGCGATTTAGTTATTGCTACATTATCAGATGCAGTATCATTAGATCCTGCAAGCTCAAATGACGTTCCATCAAGTAACGTTATTGCTAACATTTTTGAAACACTTGTTTATCAAAACGAAGATCTTGAGCTTGAGCCTGGCTTAGCTGAAGATTGGGAAATGATCGATGATAACACATGGGAATTCAAAATCCGTGAAGGAGTAACTTTCCATGATGATTCAGAATTAAACGCTGAGGTTGTAAAAGCTAACTTTGATCGTATTCTTGATCCAGAAGTTGCATCTCCACGTTCTTTCTTAATTGATATGGTAACAAGCATTGAAGCAACTGATGAGTATACTCTTCAATTAACAACTGAGTATCCTTTCTCTCCGCTTCCTGCTCACTTAGCTCATAACGGACTTTCTATTAGTTCACTTCCTTCTATTGAAGCGGACCAAGAAGCTGTAGCTGGCGGAGGAACTCCTGGTGCTTCAATCAGTGAAAACCCAGTCGGAACTGGTTTCTTCAAATTCGAAGAGTGGAACCCTGGTACAGCTGTGAAATTAGTTAAAAATGAAGATTACTGGGGCGAGCCTGCAAAGGTTGACTCTGTAACATTCTCTGTAGTACCTGAAGATTTAACTCGTATTGCTGAGCTTGAAACAGGTGGAGCACACATTATTTTCCCTGTCAGCCCAAGTGATGTAACACGTGTTGAGAATACTCCAGAAGTAAGTCTTGATCGTACAAACAGTGTGAGTCTTTCATACATCGGGTTCAACATGGACAAAGAGCCATTTGATGATGAGCGTGTTCGTCAAGCAATCTCAATGGCAATTAATAAAGAAGGTATTATCAGCGGTATCTTAGATGACACTGGTATCCCTGCGGTTGGACCGCTTGCTCCAGATGTATTTGGTTTTGATGATTCTGTTGAGCCATTAGGTTATGACACAGAAGCTGCACAAGAACTTCTTGCTGAAGCTGGTTTTGAAGATGGATTCTCTACAACAATTTGGACAAATGACAGTCGTGAGCGTATGGCAATCGCTGAGTATGTTCAAGCTGAACTTGCGAAAATTAATGTAGATGTAAGTATTGAGATCCTTGAGTGGGGTGCTTATTTAGAGCAAACTGCTAACGGACAACATGATATGTTTATCCTAGGCTGGTCTGTAGTTACAGGTGATGCTGACTACGGTATGTACCCACTATTCCACTCATCTAATGTAGGTGAAGCCGGTAACCGTACATTCATGCAAGATGCTGAGCTTGATGAGATCTTAGAAGAAGCTCGTCAAACAGCTGATGAGGAAACTCGTCTAGGTCTTTACAAGCAAGCGCAAGAAATGTTAGTTGAAGATGCTCCAATGATCTACCTTTACCATCAAGAGTACCTTGTAGGTCTTCGTGATGAAGTACAAGGTTTCTGGAAACATCCAAACGGAACTTACATGCTTCATGATGTAACGATCAACTAA
- the tadA gene encoding tRNA adenosine(34) deaminase TadA codes for MAETHEDWMKLALREADAAEQIGEVPIGAVIVKDGEVIAAAHNRRECDHQAIAHAELLAIKEACDVLGNWRLSGCTLYVTLEPCPMCAGAIVQSRLDLVVYGAADPKAGCAGTLMNLLDEPRFNHRAEVVSGCLETECGERLTTFFRKLRAKRKEAKRNGAS; via the coding sequence GTGGCTGAGACACACGAGGATTGGATGAAGCTTGCGCTGCGGGAAGCTGATGCGGCGGAGCAAATAGGAGAGGTGCCGATCGGAGCAGTGATTGTGAAAGACGGCGAAGTGATTGCTGCTGCTCATAATCGCAGGGAGTGTGACCATCAAGCAATCGCGCATGCAGAATTACTTGCCATAAAAGAAGCGTGCGATGTGTTAGGCAACTGGAGGTTGTCTGGCTGCACTCTTTATGTAACGCTTGAACCATGCCCAATGTGCGCAGGGGCCATTGTACAGTCTCGGTTAGATCTTGTAGTATATGGTGCAGCAGACCCTAAGGCTGGCTGTGCAGGAACGTTAATGAACCTGCTGGACGAACCGCGATTTAATCATCGTGCAGAAGTGGTAAGCGGGTGTTTAGAAACAGAGTGTGGAGAAAGGCTTACCACCTTTTTTCGAAAGCTTAGAGCAAAAAGAAAGGAAGCGAAAAGAAATGGAGCTTCCTAA
- the dnaX gene encoding DNA polymerase III subunit gamma/tau, which translates to MSYQALYRVWRPQQLRDVVGQEHITKTLQNALLQNKFSHAYLFSGPRGTGKTSAAKIISKAINCEKAPVAEPCNECAACKGITSGAIVDVMEIDAASNNGVDEIRDIRDKVKFAPNEVPYKVYIIDEVHMLSTGAFNALLKTLEEPPGHVIFILATTEPHKIPLTIISRCQRFDFKRIPNTAIVGRMNQILLHDGIEVDDEALNMIARAADGGMRDALSLLDQAISYAEGPLTLEDVLAITGAVSEQVLVNLVEAVANKDSAVVLESLDQLVRDGKEPGRILEDLIYYMRDLLLCKTAPDSKDLLERADSGDIAVSLSEQFDFPWLYQAIEVLNGSVQEMKWSTHPKVILEMALIRLVNQRPSESSAGSEVKSETVKQLEAKIISLEKVVKQLQAGGGTPSTMGDSAPQQSVRRPKKQIPQTRVNTSKVKELLKGASKQELQKVTGQWGSVMEQVKAQNIPAHAWLSDSRPVAAAEGFILLAFQNEMHRDMMDTKFRPFLEEVFQQIFSTQVTFMTLLQTQWDRLKEEYMKEQRGGESESDPVVDEALKLVGADLVEIIDG; encoded by the coding sequence ATGAGCTATCAAGCATTATACCGCGTATGGCGTCCGCAGCAATTAAGAGATGTTGTTGGACAGGAACATATAACGAAAACGCTTCAAAATGCTTTATTGCAAAATAAGTTTTCCCACGCTTATTTGTTTTCAGGACCACGCGGGACAGGTAAAACAAGTGCTGCAAAAATCATTTCTAAAGCAATCAACTGCGAGAAGGCCCCCGTGGCAGAGCCGTGCAATGAATGTGCTGCCTGTAAAGGGATCACCTCAGGTGCAATTGTAGATGTGATGGAGATTGATGCAGCATCAAATAACGGAGTAGATGAAATTCGTGATATTAGGGATAAGGTTAAGTTTGCGCCTAATGAAGTGCCTTACAAGGTATACATCATCGATGAGGTTCACATGCTTTCTACTGGTGCATTTAATGCTTTATTGAAAACATTAGAAGAACCTCCTGGTCATGTTATCTTCATTTTAGCGACAACTGAACCTCATAAAATTCCGTTAACGATTATTTCAAGATGTCAGCGCTTTGACTTCAAACGAATCCCGAATACGGCCATTGTAGGACGGATGAATCAGATACTCTTGCATGATGGGATAGAAGTAGATGATGAGGCTCTGAATATGATCGCCCGAGCCGCTGATGGAGGAATGCGTGATGCATTGAGTTTGCTTGACCAAGCGATCTCTTATGCTGAAGGTCCGTTAACATTAGAAGATGTTCTAGCGATCACAGGCGCTGTCTCAGAACAAGTTTTAGTTAATTTGGTGGAAGCAGTGGCAAATAAAGATTCGGCGGTCGTTCTTGAATCACTTGATCAGCTTGTAAGAGATGGGAAAGAACCTGGCCGTATTTTAGAAGATCTTATCTACTACATGAGAGATTTGCTGTTATGTAAAACGGCTCCTGATTCGAAAGATTTATTAGAAAGAGCAGATTCGGGAGATATAGCTGTTTCTCTAAGCGAACAATTTGACTTCCCTTGGCTGTATCAAGCGATTGAGGTTTTGAATGGCTCGGTGCAAGAGATGAAATGGTCTACCCATCCGAAAGTGATTCTCGAGATGGCCTTAATAAGGTTAGTGAATCAGCGTCCAAGCGAATCTTCTGCCGGTAGTGAAGTTAAGTCAGAAACCGTTAAGCAGCTAGAGGCAAAAATTATTTCCCTTGAAAAAGTAGTGAAGCAGCTTCAAGCAGGAGGCGGTACCCCATCAACTATGGGGGATAGCGCACCTCAACAGTCGGTAAGACGGCCGAAAAAGCAAATTCCTCAAACGAGAGTAAATACATCTAAAGTAAAAGAGCTTCTTAAGGGAGCGAGTAAGCAGGAGCTTCAAAAGGTTACAGGGCAGTGGGGTTCTGTAATGGAACAAGTGAAAGCTCAAAATATTCCTGCACATGCCTGGTTGAGTGACAGCCGTCCAGTTGCAGCTGCTGAAGGCTTCATCCTTCTAGCGTTTCAAAATGAAATGCATCGTGATATGATGGATACAAAGTTCCGTCCATTTTTAGAAGAGGTGTTTCAGCAGATATTCTCCACTCAAGTGACCTTTATGACACTGCTTCAAACTCAGTGGGATAGGTTGAAGGAAGAGTATATGAAGGAACAGCGCGGGGGAGAGAGTGAGAGTGACCCTGTTGTAGACGAAGCACTCAAATTAGTAGGTGCAGATCTAGTCGAAATAATAGACGGTTAA
- a CDS encoding YbaB/EbfC family nucleoid-associated protein, protein MKNMGSMMKQMQKMQKQMMKAQEELKEKTVEATAGGGMVTVIASGDKRIVDVQISEDVVDPDDIDMLQDLILAATNEALKKVDELVEQDMGKFTKGMNIPGMF, encoded by the coding sequence ATGAAAAACATGGGTAGTATGATGAAGCAAATGCAAAAAATGCAAAAGCAAATGATGAAGGCGCAGGAAGAATTAAAAGAAAAGACAGTTGAAGCAACGGCTGGCGGCGGTATGGTGACAGTCATTGCTAGTGGAGATAAGCGTATTGTAGATGTGCAAATCTCTGAAGATGTTGTAGATCCAGATGATATTGATATGCTTCAAGATCTAATTCTAGCAGCTACAAATGAAGCATTGAAAAAAGTAGATGAGCTTGTTGAGCAAGATATGGGTAAATTCACAAAAGGAATGAACATCCCAGGAATGTTCTAG
- the recR gene encoding recombination mediator RecR, with translation MQYPEPIAKLIEGFMKLPGIGPKTASRLAFFVLDMKEDDVLDFAKALVNAKRNLTYCSVCHNITDTDPCRICEDKHRDDSMVCVVQEAKDVIAMEKMKEYRGHYHVLHGAISPMDGIGPEDVKIPELLKRLQDDTIQEVIIATNPTIEGEATAMYISRLVKPTGIKVTRIAHGLPVGGDLEYADEVTLSRAIEGRREL, from the coding sequence TTGCAATATCCAGAACCAATCGCAAAGTTAATTGAAGGATTTATGAAACTGCCAGGTATCGGACCGAAAACGGCGAGCCGCCTGGCTTTCTTTGTTTTAGATATGAAGGAAGATGATGTCTTAGATTTCGCAAAAGCTCTTGTAAATGCTAAGCGGAATTTAACGTATTGCTCGGTTTGTCATAATATTACTGATACGGACCCTTGCCGTATATGTGAGGATAAACATCGAGATGATTCTATGGTTTGTGTTGTCCAAGAAGCGAAAGATGTGATCGCTATGGAAAAGATGAAGGAGTATCGTGGTCATTACCATGTCTTACATGGTGCGATCTCTCCAATGGACGGCATAGGACCTGAGGATGTCAAAATCCCAGAACTATTAAAGCGACTGCAAGACGACACCATTCAAGAGGTAATCATTGCTACCAACCCGACTATTGAAGGGGAAGCAACGGCGATGTATATATCGCGCCTGGTTAAGCCTACCGGTATTAAAGTGACGAGAATTGCGCACGGACTGCCAGTTGGTGGAGATCTAGAATATGCTGATGAAGTGACATTATCTAGAGCAATTGAAGGTAGAAGAGAATTGTAG
- a CDS encoding YaaL family protein: MFFRKRGKLRKEESDRLLRSIESMKERLDNEKHYVSHSVDPSDDVLARMRATESAYTFLLREARTQKMRQNKLVR; encoded by the coding sequence ATGTTTTTTCGAAAAAGAGGAAAGTTGCGGAAAGAAGAAAGCGACCGTCTATTACGATCGATTGAATCGATGAAAGAACGATTGGATAATGAAAAGCATTACGTATCACACAGTGTCGATCCATCGGACGACGTGCTTGCGAGAATGAGGGCGACTGAATCTGCCTATACCTTCTTATTAAGAGAAGCTAGAACTCAAAAAATGCGACAGAACAAGCTTGTTAGATAG
- a CDS encoding pro-sigmaK processing inhibitor BofA family protein: MDPILVIAILAGLVILLLTVGAPLKPIRFVGQLAVKLVIGALMLFFVNAFGSFFAFHIPINGVTALVSGVLGIPGLLLLIVTKQFIL; this comes from the coding sequence ATGGATCCGATCTTAGTTATCGCAATTTTGGCAGGGCTGGTTATCTTGTTATTAACGGTTGGGGCACCACTTAAGCCCATTCGTTTCGTCGGGCAGCTAGCCGTTAAACTTGTAATCGGAGCTTTGATGTTGTTCTTTGTAAATGCTTTTGGTTCGTTCTTTGCCTTTCACATTCCGATCAATGGAGTGACTGCATTAGTCTCCGGTGTCCTCGGAATACCTGGTCTCCTTCTATTAATTGTGACGAAACAGTTTATTCTTTAA